The following proteins come from a genomic window of Flavobacterium eburneipallidum:
- a CDS encoding C40 family peptidase, with protein MFGICNLAIIPLRSEASDRSEIVSQVLFGEHFEILEQFKQWSKIKLQYDNYEGWVDVKQYQIISETEYKLLSEDAIVLNADLLEYITGPNNMLLPIPLGSSLSFLNHNDINTSNLSFEGTKISGIKNKNQLLNTAFMYLNAPYLWGGKTPFGIDCSGFTQMVYKINGYKLMRDASQQATQGDPLSFIEESEPGDLAFFDNEEGNITHVGIIMDNNYIIHASGKVRIDRLDHLGIYNAETNRHTHKLRVIKKIV; from the coding sequence ATGTTCGGAATTTGTAATCTAGCCATAATACCTCTTCGCTCTGAAGCCAGCGATAGAAGCGAAATTGTTTCACAAGTTTTATTTGGGGAACATTTTGAAATCCTAGAACAATTCAAACAATGGTCAAAAATAAAACTGCAGTACGATAATTATGAAGGCTGGGTAGATGTTAAACAATACCAAATAATATCAGAAACGGAATACAAACTATTATCAGAGGATGCAATTGTTTTGAATGCTGATTTACTTGAATATATCACTGGGCCAAACAATATGTTACTCCCTATTCCATTGGGTTCTTCTCTGTCTTTTTTGAATCACAATGACATCAATACTTCAAATTTAAGTTTCGAAGGGACTAAAATAAGTGGTATTAAAAACAAAAATCAGTTACTAAATACTGCCTTCATGTACTTAAACGCTCCATACCTATGGGGAGGTAAGACGCCTTTTGGGATAGATTGTTCTGGCTTTACACAAATGGTTTATAAAATCAACGGTTATAAATTAATGAGGGATGCTTCTCAACAAGCCACTCAAGGAGATCCTTTAAGTTTTATTGAAGAAAGTGAACCAGGAGATTTGGCTTTTTTTGATAATGAAGAAGGTAATATTACCCATGTAGGAATTATTATGGATAACAATTACATCATTCACGCAAGTGGCAAGGTTCGAATTGATCGTCTGGATCATCTTGGAATTTATAATGCTGAAACCAACAGACACACCCACAAATTAAGGGTCATTAAAAAAATTGTATAA
- the gatB/aspS gene encoding bifunctional amidotransferase subunit GatB/aspartate--tRNA ligase AspS, producing the protein MELEQLTAALKAHDLELVIGLETHVRLNTKTKLFCSCPNQEIETPNENICSVCTGQMGVLPALNKEAITKAIYFGKAVDSSFSNEVISWDRKHYEYPDNPKNIQITQFHNPIIPDGKVSCYRNDGSQFTVNLTQVHIEEDAAKLMHEKKISLVDFNKAGVPLIEIVTEPCVRNIEDASTYAQYIQRIVQNLGISEANLEKGEFKSDVSVSLRKINSEVLNPRTEIKNLNSFKFMIEALKEEVEKQFNYFIENAAFRPDQTTVLWDADLKQTKTMRKKEFEADYRFISEPDLPFVNIKAEIEAIKVDTSALPYAVESILINGGVLPQDAKFFTADALRSRTFVTLNNEIKDPSFVAKTLANNIKAEDYDKIHNIEHLITIFVLFKAEKITAVLVQNAIAGYLKDQNFDYNKYFADNTISEDKIQEVIATVIAENTAVANDIKAGDQGKAGILVGKVLGVIGKGANGKVIRQIILDKLGADAVLEKKQSQEKAAGATVAENKEVQEEALPEIPIIIKDTYRTHKISQLSEENIKEEVMLSGWVASVRDHGELMFIDLRDSSYEIFQIRISRESFPNIDELVKLKPESVISVKGIVVGRNEDDYNAGLRTGKIELETSVLEILNLSKTLPFEIKRAAKTNEAMRYQYKFLDHRNEEVRRAIVNRHKVIKLLRDILDEEEFLEIETPILSAGTDEGAREFIVPTRKQAGLFYTLPQAPQQFKQMLMVSGYEKYFQVARCFRDEDSRGDRQPEFTQLDMELAYASMQQIIDLNTKLFNEVVKKVYGNKWILKPFEVITYKDAMDFYGCDRPDLRYGLKMQDITAIVKDTTFQVFSKPIEEGGIVKCIKVSAQEQGNKRMSKGQIETLTAIAQQHGLGGLAYIIVNEDELQSPIIKFLGEEIAAGIINATDAQVGDIVFFSAADYATANKALDAVRQEMGRMLNLINPKELRPAWVVDFPMFERTDEGRWTFTHNPFSMPAIYDLEKHMKGDDDEIGTIIAQQYDIILNGYEIGGGSVRAHKSEILEATYRNMGYNKEEMIKSVGTMYKAFQYGAPPHGGIAWGIDRLMMILEKKASIREVMAFPKTGTSEDLLFGAPSILSDKKVEEMNVRIIKN; encoded by the coding sequence ATGGAATTGGAACAATTAACGGCGGCTTTAAAAGCCCACGATTTAGAATTGGTAATTGGACTGGAAACTCACGTTCGATTAAATACCAAAACCAAGTTGTTTTGTTCTTGTCCAAATCAAGAAATAGAAACACCTAACGAAAATATATGTTCGGTTTGTACGGGACAAATGGGCGTTTTGCCGGCCTTAAATAAAGAAGCAATTACCAAAGCAATTTATTTTGGTAAAGCGGTGGATTCATCTTTCAGCAATGAAGTGATTTCCTGGGATAGAAAGCATTACGAGTATCCTGATAATCCAAAAAATATTCAGATAACGCAATTTCATAATCCAATAATTCCTGACGGAAAGGTTTCTTGTTACCGAAATGACGGTTCTCAATTTACTGTGAATTTAACGCAAGTTCATATTGAAGAAGATGCTGCAAAATTGATGCACGAAAAGAAAATTTCGTTAGTTGATTTTAACAAAGCAGGTGTGCCATTGATTGAAATTGTTACAGAACCTTGCGTTCGTAATATCGAAGACGCTTCAACTTATGCGCAATACATTCAGCGTATTGTTCAGAATTTAGGAATCTCTGAAGCCAATTTGGAGAAAGGAGAATTCAAATCGGATGTTTCGGTTTCTTTACGAAAAATAAATTCGGAGGTTTTAAATCCAAGAACAGAAATCAAAAACTTAAACTCGTTTAAGTTTATGATCGAAGCTTTGAAAGAAGAAGTAGAGAAGCAGTTCAATTATTTTATCGAAAACGCAGCCTTTAGACCTGATCAAACGACTGTGTTATGGGATGCTGATTTAAAGCAAACCAAAACCATGCGTAAAAAGGAATTCGAAGCGGATTACCGTTTCATTTCTGAGCCGGATTTGCCTTTTGTAAATATTAAAGCTGAAATTGAAGCGATTAAAGTAGATACTAGTGCTTTGCCTTATGCTGTTGAATCTATTTTGATTAATGGAGGTGTTTTGCCACAAGATGCTAAATTTTTCACGGCAGATGCTTTGCGTTCGAGAACATTTGTGACTTTAAATAACGAAATTAAAGATCCATCGTTTGTTGCTAAAACTTTAGCGAATAACATCAAGGCTGAAGATTATGATAAGATTCATAATATTGAGCATTTAATAACCATTTTTGTATTATTCAAAGCGGAAAAAATCACAGCTGTTTTAGTTCAAAATGCGATTGCTGGTTATTTAAAAGATCAAAATTTCGATTACAATAAATATTTTGCAGATAATACGATTTCTGAAGATAAAATTCAGGAAGTTATTGCTACCGTAATTGCTGAAAACACAGCTGTGGCTAATGATATTAAAGCAGGAGACCAAGGAAAAGCAGGTATTTTAGTTGGTAAAGTTTTAGGTGTTATTGGAAAAGGAGCGAATGGAAAAGTAATTCGTCAGATTATATTAGACAAATTAGGAGCTGATGCTGTTTTAGAAAAGAAACAATCACAAGAAAAAGCTGCTGGAGCAACAGTTGCAGAAAATAAAGAAGTTCAAGAAGAAGCACTTCCTGAAATTCCTATTATTATAAAGGATACTTATAGAACGCATAAAATTTCACAGTTATCAGAAGAAAACATCAAAGAAGAAGTGATGTTATCAGGCTGGGTAGCTAGTGTTCGTGATCACGGAGAATTGATGTTTATTGATTTGCGTGATTCAAGTTATGAGATTTTCCAAATCCGTATCAGTAGAGAGTCATTTCCTAATATAGATGAGTTGGTGAAATTGAAACCAGAATCGGTAATTTCAGTAAAAGGGATTGTTGTTGGACGTAATGAAGATGATTATAATGCAGGTTTACGTACGGGTAAAATTGAATTAGAGACTTCGGTTTTAGAAATTTTAAACTTATCTAAAACATTGCCTTTCGAAATTAAAAGAGCTGCCAAGACAAACGAAGCAATGCGTTACCAATACAAGTTTTTGGATCACAGAAACGAAGAGGTGCGACGAGCAATCGTAAACCGTCATAAAGTAATTAAGTTATTGCGTGACATTTTGGATGAGGAAGAATTTTTAGAAATAGAAACTCCGATTTTAAGTGCAGGAACTGATGAGGGAGCACGTGAATTTATTGTTCCTACACGTAAACAAGCTGGTTTGTTTTACACCTTGCCACAAGCGCCACAACAGTTCAAGCAAATGTTGATGGTAAGTGGTTATGAGAAATATTTCCAAGTGGCGCGTTGTTTTAGAGATGAAGATTCCCGTGGAGACCGTCAGCCTGAATTTACGCAATTGGATATGGAATTGGCGTATGCCAGTATGCAACAAATTATCGATTTGAATACGAAACTATTTAATGAAGTGGTTAAAAAAGTATATGGAAACAAATGGATTTTGAAACCATTTGAGGTGATTACTTACAAAGATGCAATGGATTTCTATGGTTGTGATAGACCTGATTTGCGTTACGGATTGAAAATGCAAGACATTACAGCTATTGTAAAAGATACAACTTTCCAAGTTTTTAGTAAACCCATTGAAGAGGGTGGAATTGTAAAATGTATCAAGGTTTCGGCTCAAGAGCAAGGAAACAAGCGTATGTCTAAAGGTCAAATCGAAACACTGACTGCTATTGCACAACAACACGGTTTAGGTGGATTGGCTTATATTATTGTAAATGAAGACGAATTGCAATCACCAATTATTAAGTTTTTAGGTGAAGAAATTGCAGCAGGAATTATAAATGCGACCGATGCGCAGGTGGGAGATATTGTCTTCTTCTCGGCTGCAGATTATGCTACGGCTAACAAAGCTTTGGATGCCGTTCGTCAGGAAATGGGTCGAATGCTGAACTTGATTAATCCAAAGGAATTGCGTCCGGCTTGGGTGGTTGATTTTCCAATGTTTGAAAGAACTGATGAGGGAAGATGGACGTTTACACACAATCCGTTCTCGATGCCTGCGATTTATGATTTAGAAAAGCACATGAAAGGGGATGATGATGAAATTGGAACAATCATCGCTCAACAGTATGATATTATTCTGAATGGTTACGAAATAGGTGGAGGATCAGTTCGTGCACATAAATCGGAGATTCTGGAAGCGACTTATAGAAATATGGGTTACAACAAAGAAGAAATGATTAAGAGTGTAGGAACGATGTATAAAGCCTTCCAATATGGCGCACCACCACACGGAGGAATTGCTTGGGGAATCGATCGTTTGATGATGATTTTAGAGAAAAAAGCATCTATTCGTGAAGTTATGGCTTTCCCAAAAACTGGAACTAGTGAAGATTTATTATTTGGAGCACCATCTATTTTATCTGATAAAAAGGTCGAAGAAATGAATGTGAGGATTATAAAAAACTAA